CTGTTTATAAACTTGAGCAGACAACAACGGCCTTGTAACCTGCCGACTTCTACAGAAAGTTGCCACCTTGATTACATGTTTACAAAGGTTTCCCAGCCTAGACCAAGAACAATCACAAAGTGAAAATTCTGAGCCAGGATTCCAAACTGTATACACCAAGTTTCTGTCAGTCTGAGAAAGAACTTTTGCATGACGGAGATTTTGCTCATCCAGTATCACATCAACATCTGGAATATTGAGAGCGTGATACCAAGCATTGGCAGATAAAGATTTGTCTTGTAGATTCGCAAAATAGCCAGTATCTAAACTGTATTGGTCTAGCCAATACAAGGAGAGAAATCCAGTAGTTAAAGTGTGGATTAACCAGTCAAGTCTTGGCCAGAAATTAGCATTATTCTCTTTCAAAAGTGTGGATTTCAATTTTATGTGATATGATTCTATTGCAGCAAGTGACTCGGGCATTGTCAACGGTAGTGACTTTATGCCATTAATCCACATATCTGCATGAGAAAGCACGGAAATACTATTATATCAAGAAGTGCTATTCATTTTAAAGATGTTCGAATGAATGGATACGCTGGTAGTTATAATGACAAAAGTTAGCCAATTGAAGATATGGTTGTGAATGTTGCTCAGCAAAAACGGAACTGAAATGAATGAATTTGATCAAAATCTGGACCACGTAAAGGCCAGATTGGGAATGATTACGATGCAGGCTACAATGCAAGTGTTGATATTTCCTCAATGAATACGAAAGAAACCATCCATCACTTGCAAATTACCTATACTTGGTAGCCACTTGCTCTTGAAATACTCCATGAAAGAACATTGATCAACAAAAATTTGCATAAACTCTTCAAGTGCATCCATAGCATTTGGTCCACATCTTGTACAGTAAAGAATCCATCCAAGGTGCCGTAACATCTCCCTTTGCACCTCAAAGTTGCAACATGTCTTAAAAAGCTTTTTGATCCAAGAACGGCGAACATGCCAGGCACATAACAAGATGCGACACTGGAATGCCTCTCTACAACAAGCAAGATCTCATAACATTTGATATTAAGTGGTTATTGCACCAAAACAAGATTtccaaatgaaattaaaagaaatgcAATAATGTTTTTACCTTATGCTATTATAGTCAAAAGATGGATCATCCAGTATAACAGCACTAGGCCTCCATCTAGGATCCTTGGCTCGTATCTTTTCAGATAGCAATGCAATCCATTTATGTATGTCTTTTCCGACAAAGGATGAGGTGATTATCCAAGCAACGGGAATTGCATTTTGAGATGAACCAAAAACAAGTAACGAACACACTGGATACTGTCAGGGACGAGAAAGGAAATAAGACATTATACAATCCTGCAGCatgaaataattaaatttcaaGTTTCTAAACTCACTACATCTGTTTCTTGTAAGCATGAATTTTATTCTCGACCGAAATTAGGGGTAATTAAGctaaacatataattaaacaacAGATTGTAAACAACTAGCTTCCTTCTTGAAAAGGTACATACAAAAACAACATGCAATACCTTAAGCTTCTTCAAGCCAAATGTTGAATGAAAAGAAATGAAACTCTTATTTCCATAACGAATCATCTGTTGCAGCTGCCAATCTGTCTGTATGCCCAAAACAAATGATTGTGAACCTGAGTTATCTTGGTAATAGAAAACATGCTTCTGATGGCGTTGGACCCATATCTTTACACTGCATTCATCGTTTTCCTGCAATTCATGTGAAGAATTACGGATACTCCGTTCCATGTTGCGCACATCATTTCGAGTGAGAAAATCATCACGGTTTTGGGGTCCACCTTGCTTCTGCATAACCTCTACATGGTGCTGTATTATGTTATCAAGAGATATCCCAACATAAAGCATAGACATCACTTTCTGGCGTAACTCATCGGAAATGCGTGGAGCATACATAGCTCTTGTTCCTATTGCATCCCTATCAAGTATTCCATGACACGGTGCCCCTGTTTTGTCTACATGCCTTCTTTGGTTGTATATTATTAGAGCAAGAAGAGGGCGTGTATATAATCTTTTAACAGTGAAATGGCAAAGGCAACCTCTCATCATATGACGCCTCCCTGGTCTGCTTCCCTTCCCTGAAGCAGGCTTGGTACTTTTGCTATCTCCTATGCACGAGTCACCTTCTCGATAGTCCTCAGGACCATAAGAACACCAGTACCTGAATCAATATATGATTTTGTATTGTTAATTAAAGGAATCTTTTCATActtaaagacaattttttataacTTGAGAATAACAATATATATCACTTTGATACACatattttttctctcttaatGTGAACTGCAAACCATATAACTTTAATATTATAAGTGTATAACagtataaaaatcaattaaaagatAACATACAAGGTATATTCAAGATAGCCGTCAACCCTTGGTTTAGTGACACTCCCCTCAGGTCTCTTCCTCCTTGATTCTACACGGAAGCTAGCAGGACATTCTGGATTTGAAGACTCCCCTTTCACAAAACCATCCACTCTGACAAAAGGAATCAGAGCAATATCATCACCCCCTTGGCGACCACCCTCTAATTTCACCCAATTTATGTGAGCAGCAGAGAACTCAGCACATGGGGGATCTTGAACTGGAAGGTTTAGAATGTCTTCCATTCTCGGCATCTACAATTCCAAACAGAAAGTGTCAGCTATATTAAAAACTATATGTGCATTGTATGGACTTCTGAAAGAAGCTATGATCAGTATGAATTTTCATCTCAGCTctcaccaaagaaaagaaaagatgcaAATGCAACCTCTTTGCCTTCCGAACAAGGCATGAGAAAGTGTATGCTAGAAACTAACTACTACCATTCATATCTCAGTTCTTTCAGCATATACTTTCTTCAAAAGATTATAGGGACATCTCTCCCATATATTCCAACATAGATAAATTTTAGAGTATTGTCAAATTTTCCTAAAAATCCTCCTAATCTAAAATCCTAATCACAATGGCATGAGTTCTAACTTCAAATTGAAGTCAAATTCTGAATCAGAAGGAATATCAGGCACACCACCTAGAAAGATTTAGCATTTTCAAATAAATTATCAAGAGTCAAAAGCACAATAATCATAAAAacgaaagaatttttttttaatttgtcttcAGATATCTCTCCAAAACCTTTGAACATGATATGAAACTAACCTTATCTCAAGATATTGGAGCTATTCCTCCGACAAGCTTATATCACAATTCGAGTTTGGCGCTTAGAAATTTTTAGGTATCAGAATAGAATAGAAATTAAGCATGAAGCACTGAGTAAATTGGAAGTGTGATAGTGGTTATTAGCCAATTAACCAGTGTAAATGCAAAGTTGTAAACTCAATTCATTATTCGTCTACACTGAGAAATTCATCATTGGTAACACTAACAGTCatcgcagagagagagagagagagagagatatatgATCAgatgaatatttttttgttttttgttttttgtttttatcttttgttttgtttattcgGAATATCGTCGTGGATAATAAACCAAAAACTGAATGCTAAAAAACAAAAACTACTGCTTTAATTTTGGGTTGGGCTTTGTACCCATTTATGTGGCCAATTACAGAGCTTGGGTTTCTAAATTCATATTTTGTTATTTCTGAAGTATATGTATGTCTGATTTCGCCAAAATTAAATCACTGTTTGACCCAACAAAAAACAAATTTGTTTGGTGGCTGACTGGGTATCAAAAGAAATAGTTTATTAAtcctggaaaaaaaaaaagaaatggttTATTGAATACAGAAAGAAATTGTTCCATAATaccaaaaaacagaaagaaattgtTTCGATCGAAGTCTTAAAAAGTTAAAAGTGTTCTTGAGAGTTTATTTAGAAGGTTTGgaattaaaatttattcaaaactgattttttttcttgctttaaaACAACTTATTTCtttgagaattttaattttaattttttatttgtaaattagACTAAAATAGATctaattttcaaatcaattctTATACTCCTCAAATTtaatatcacaaatgtcaaaaatatctttatttataaattataattaataaaataattttattaaagataaaatagtaaaaaaattaatttatataaaaattattttaaattaaagaattaaattacattctattaatatattaaaatgatttcaaatcataaaattaaattttaaataaaaatatttttttaaaaataatagaatttttttatattaaataatagtaaTGTTAGAAAGCCAacatattttatgatttatagtcattaattaattattattagtatttttaatagtataaaattatatctaataatgtaaaattatgcatatttttttatgattaaatactgactaaattataataaaaatattgatcctaaaattttctcattaaataatttttaaacaagTTATGAGAATTAAGATTGGTTTTATAGACTAAAATCGTCTCTCAATTTACTAAAGTgacattcttaaaattttttggtatttttcattAATAACGTGCTAATAGGACAAAATGATGAGAGtggatttttttttcagttatttagtaaaatataattttttattatttaatatcttttcttatatatttttttgtctcatttaaagaatataaaataaaaaattatactttattaaagaattaaaaaaaattgagagatagATCCTCCAAAATAACATGGATAATTAGCAttgcatattattattatatgataagATTTGCCTATTTGCCtattatctaaaaatttttaattattatttttatataaaaataattatacgtaaattttttttaatttgttaattaactaacaacaatttaattaataataaatcaatttgtatttttaaattttattttatattaattaattgttgttaattaataattatttaaattttatttttaaaaaatataaaattcattcttcttaattataattgtttaaaattgactaattaaaaattgtttatttatatattttttttctctattattGTCAACAAATTTTGGGTATGCTAAGAACTTATCACGTACTATATATGTATGAGGTCTTTGATATCCAAACTAAAAGTCTAAAacttaagtataaaaataaatttaatttaaatacaatattagtataaaatagtgttatacatttaattaatttcgtaatattattttaataaaaataactattttttatattgtttgtatgaataattatttaaaaaatagatataattacaTGACTGTATAAAATATGTTACACTctcaatacattaaaattaagcaGTATGAAAATTTGTATAGATACGTCAGTTATCATTAAGGTTTTGCTGCAAACTATAGCGTGTATGAACCCGAGTAGTTTAAGATACTCCAATTACTAATAGATAAATTATATGATGATGATAtaagtttataaatttttttttataggatGAAAGAGATATTGAATTAGAATCTATATTTTgaacattaataaaataataaagaataacggtaaaaaaaatttatattttctctATACAACTTCAATCTATATAGTACCTTACTAATATTATGCTTAAGACTGACACTATAGTAGATAATAGTTTTACCAAGAAGATAAAAATTAATGGTATAAATATAAGAAATTTGAATTGTAATACTCGTTCTGAAATTTATTGAATGTCTTTAGATTCTCTTCTCTAACTctatttgtatttttctcttttagttaGTTCATCCTTTTCTATCTTAAGTATATTCCAATATAAATACTATACTTCACAACTCGAGCCACATCTCTCAACATTCAAGTCCATTATCCATGTAGTAACAATATGTCTATATACAGTTATACACTCTGCTttagaaagatttttttttttaataaaataaaagatcagAAAACATTACCATCATTATATATCATTGTGAAGCTTAAGTAGTATTTTATATGGTGGGGGCAACGAGGAAGATGAGAATATATTCAAGTTAATATTGGATGTAGAGCATTATTCGGACAATAGCACATTAATGGTGACAAAGAAACTAAGGTGCTTTGATGGGACATTAATGGTATTTGTGTGCAGAAAACAGAGGAGGGTGACATTATATTTTTACATGTAATGCTGATCCTCAACATTATATTAGACAATCGTGAGTGGTAGGGTTAGTTGGTGACGTCAATTTTTCAACATTGCCTTTTAGGATCAGTCCATAATGGTTTAGGTATTTCAAGTACTTTAACATCATTATTTTAGGataattattttaagagtaaagtatattttttattcttaaaatttaacaaaaattttaaaaatatcttaagttttattttgttttaattttgtcctaaaaattttttatttggatcaaatatatccctgacggctaatttttcaaaaaatttaagaccaatttaacaataatttcataaaaacaatTCTCAATACAagtaaatcaagcataattttcatgcattattgttagtttggtcttaaattttttgaaaatttagccgtcgaggatatatttgatgcaaatcgaaaacttttgggacaaaattgaaacaaaataaaaaaaacttagaagtatttttaaaacttttaagatcTTATTTAATAGACatatatttatgtaaaaaaaattttattttgtgttttatgtgGAATCAGAAGAagtatttatatacacacatgcaTGTTATATTCGAGttaaaatatttacaattttgttgtctaaaattaaaattgtaatgCCCCACATGTCCTAATACTTAATTTTTCTCCCTTTGGTTATTGATGATATGCGACTTTACTTACAAGATAGTTCAGTTACTTTGTATTCAAacatttgtaaaattatttttcgtCTTTTCTCGCTACAGTCATGAAAAAAAAGTGTTATTACTGATTTTAAAATGTACTGCATTACTTATTGCATTAGTCGGATATAATGGAGGATGAAAAATTAGTGCTGGAACATTAACATTGCATTTGGAGTTGGTTGGAATCTATTGCATCCCTACTGTAGTGTTCATCTTTGTGATTTTGGTCATCAAGAATTATATTTGGAGTCTCAATATTGGATATAATGCACAATCATGTACTTATGAAGATGGTTATAATAATTTGTCTTAAGAGTATGAAAACTGCAGGAATAAGTACTGTACTTCCATGTAATATGGTTTATCATTATATCAAGGCCATTAATCCATTATGGCTCTATAAatgtacataaataattaaatgtaCACAAATAAAATAAGATGTATGTCCCTTAGATTATTAATTTCTGATGGATGGTAGTTTCAAATATTTAGATTTGttacttaaaaataaaatgaCCGAATAAAAATTAGGCAGAGTATTAAAAAGTATTGTGGAGATGCAAGACATTAGAGCTAATCAATTTCAGCTATTGAATATATAGTTATTAAAAGTATACTATATATCGTGTACTATATtgtttgaaatttgatttataCA
This region of Arachis hypogaea cultivar Tifrunner chromosome 8, arahy.Tifrunner.gnm2.J5K5, whole genome shotgun sequence genomic DNA includes:
- the LOC112707810 gene encoding uncharacterized protein; protein product: MPRMEDILNLPVQDPPCAEFSAAHINWVKLEGGRQGGDDIALIPFVRVDGFVKGESSNPECPASFRVESRRKRPEGSVTKPRVDGYLEYTLYWCSYGPEDYREGDSCIGDSKSTKPASGKGSRPGRRHMMRGCLCHFTVKRLYTRPLLALIIYNQRRHVDKTGAPCHGILDRDAIGTRAMYAPRISDELRQKVMSMLYVGISLDNIIQHHVEVMQKQGGPQNRDDFLTRNDVRNMERSIRNSSHELQENDECSVKIWVQRHQKHVFYYQDNSGSQSFVLGIQTDWQLQQMIRYGNKSFISFHSTFGLKKLKYPVCSLLVFGSSQNAIPVAWIITSSFVGKDIHKWIALLSEKIRAKDPRWRPSAVILDDPSFDYNSIREAFQCRILLCAWHVRRSWIKKLFKTCCNFEVQREMLRHLGWILYCTRCGPNAMDALEEFMQIFVDQCSFMEYFKSKWLPSIDMWINGIKSLPLTMPESLAAIESYHIKLKSTLLKENNANFWPRLDWLIHTLTTGFLSLYWLDQYSLDTGYFANLQDKSLSANAWYHALNIPDVDVILDEQNLRHAKVLSQTDRNLVYTVWNPGSEFSLCDCSWSRLGNLCKHVIKVATFCRSRQVTRPLLSAQVYKQALLTLLHNPPDDPLVLDHTVLHVARLQQDIKALEELSNSGLLQPLASDLSSQMAVNPLLFQHQH